A part of Myxococcus landrumus genomic DNA contains:
- a CDS encoding 5'-nucleotidase: protein MLDAGNALFRSRDSAEAPDARARAELLLAQMEAQGTVAMAVGTRDLGLGVDFLRKQTRKSKMKLLSTNLVDAQGKLLFPASLVTQVGGLKVGVVGASPVKAEPEPMDPIVKGKTPGMRRGLPVAPAVVAEAKRLRQQEHVDLVVLLAAVPYDELLQLAGGLEGVDFVLQSHDGRGSGVSQRVGMTTLLQPGERGRQVAKLELSINGPGRFTDISEQARAKDQLRLVEGNLARAKERITQATDPAQKAALESAVASLEARRTALQKTATEGATPAPRTHLLSYIQLGPDVPGDPAVQKAVERIEPPGSAGH from the coding sequence GTGTTGGACGCGGGCAACGCGCTCTTCAGGAGCCGGGACAGCGCCGAGGCCCCGGATGCCCGTGCACGCGCGGAGCTGTTGCTCGCGCAGATGGAGGCGCAAGGCACCGTCGCCATGGCGGTGGGCACCCGGGACCTGGGGCTGGGCGTGGACTTCCTGCGCAAGCAGACGCGCAAGTCCAAGATGAAGCTGTTGTCCACGAACCTGGTGGATGCACAGGGCAAGCTCCTGTTCCCCGCGTCGCTGGTGACGCAGGTGGGCGGGCTCAAGGTGGGCGTGGTGGGCGCCTCGCCCGTGAAGGCGGAGCCCGAGCCCATGGACCCCATCGTCAAGGGCAAGACGCCCGGGATGCGGCGGGGCCTGCCCGTCGCGCCCGCGGTGGTCGCCGAGGCGAAGCGGCTGCGCCAGCAGGAGCACGTGGACCTGGTGGTGCTGCTCGCCGCCGTGCCCTACGACGAACTGCTCCAACTGGCCGGCGGCCTGGAGGGCGTCGACTTCGTCCTCCAGTCCCATGACGGACGGGGCTCGGGTGTCTCGCAACGGGTGGGGATGACCACGTTGCTGCAACCGGGGGAGCGCGGCCGGCAGGTCGCGAAGCTGGAGCTGTCCATCAACGGCCCCGGCCGCTTCACGGACATCTCCGAGCAGGCCCGCGCCAAGGACCAGCTTCGCCTGGTGGAAGGCAACCTCGCCCGGGCGAAGGAGCGCATCACCCAGGCGACGGACCCGGCGCAGAAGGCGGCGCTCGAGTCGGCGGTCGCCAGCCTGGAGGCCCGTCGCACCGCCCTGCAGAAAACAGCGACGGAGGGCGCAACCCCGGCACCCCGGACGCATCTACTGTCCTACATTCAGCTTGGACCCGACGTGCCGGGAGATCCGGCCGTCCAGAAAGCAGTGGAGCGCATCGAGCCCCCAGGCTCGGCGGGCCACTGA
- a CDS encoding methyl-accepting chemotaxis protein, producing the protein MSARGGSRKASFSRHLMMPIPLANLVGAGLGLHYARLTLSESLAVDGRLSLLLRLGMLLCGVAMVIGAALGLSRLRTLRGLERGDVAATPESLKAAVLEVTRAPDEAFLTSLGLWLLTTVGLGASLWGLAGADADMSRRIAGLGFLFGPLTSLLVHCLVILRSRQVVLWLGELGMTHAQLIAAMPRRAEIRARLVAFGFISVVTPAVLSVQLSSALGERALDQLVANGAPTAELASTLRLEALASGGPLVLLVFGLALTTAYLGGTLLGRPLRELSNEARRIAEGDLASPRVVPAEDEIWDVSAAFTTMRAHLADVMSQLQRAGAQISATTEEILATSGRYEAGAAEQASSLDETSATTEELARSARQIAENAGSVAQIAQRTLGAAQQGQRSAESFLGSMERMRQDNVAIASAVVRLNKRVQQIGKIVAFINGVADKSDLLALNAELEGTKAAEVGRGFSLVAAEMRRLAENVLESTKEIEGLIEEVREASAAAVSATEGGVKAVETGTTLAQQVSESLRQITRLAGKTSDAVRSISLATQQQQTGTDQLAETMADILRITQQSLNATKQVSSANTDLLVLARDLREVVERFQIGRETLREESG; encoded by the coding sequence ATGAGCGCGCGCGGAGGCTCTCGGAAGGCGTCGTTCAGCCGGCACCTGATGATGCCCATCCCCCTGGCCAACCTGGTGGGCGCGGGGCTGGGACTTCACTACGCCCGGCTCACCCTGTCGGAGTCGCTGGCGGTGGACGGGCGCCTGTCGCTGCTCCTGCGGCTGGGGATGTTGCTGTGTGGTGTGGCCATGGTGATTGGGGCGGCGTTGGGGCTGAGCCGGCTGCGCACCCTGCGCGGGTTGGAGCGCGGGGATGTGGCGGCCACGCCCGAGTCACTCAAGGCGGCGGTGCTGGAGGTGACGCGGGCTCCGGACGAGGCGTTCCTCACGTCGCTGGGGTTGTGGCTGCTCACCACGGTGGGGCTGGGGGCGTCGTTGTGGGGGCTCGCCGGGGCGGACGCGGACATGTCCCGGCGCATCGCGGGGTTGGGGTTCTTGTTCGGTCCGCTGACGTCGCTGCTGGTCCACTGCCTGGTCATCCTCCGCTCGCGCCAGGTGGTGCTGTGGCTGGGGGAGCTGGGGATGACGCATGCGCAGCTCATCGCGGCGATGCCTCGGCGGGCGGAGATTCGTGCGCGGCTGGTGGCGTTTGGCTTCATCTCCGTGGTGACGCCCGCGGTGTTGTCGGTGCAGCTCTCCTCGGCGTTGGGGGAGCGGGCGCTGGACCAACTGGTGGCGAACGGGGCTCCGACGGCGGAGCTGGCGTCGACGCTGCGGCTGGAGGCGCTGGCTTCGGGTGGGCCGCTGGTGTTGCTCGTCTTCGGGCTCGCGCTGACGACGGCGTACCTGGGAGGCACGTTGCTGGGGCGGCCCCTGCGCGAGCTGTCGAACGAGGCCCGGCGCATCGCCGAGGGAGACCTGGCCAGTCCTCGCGTGGTGCCCGCGGAGGATGAAATCTGGGACGTGTCGGCCGCCTTCACCACGATGCGGGCGCATCTGGCGGACGTCATGTCGCAGCTCCAGCGCGCGGGGGCGCAGATCTCCGCGACGACGGAGGAGATTCTCGCCACGTCGGGGCGCTACGAGGCGGGGGCCGCGGAGCAGGCGAGCTCGCTGGACGAGACGAGCGCGACGACGGAGGAGCTGGCTCGCTCGGCGCGGCAGATTGCGGAGAACGCGGGCTCGGTGGCGCAAATCGCCCAGCGTACGCTGGGGGCCGCGCAGCAGGGGCAGCGCAGCGCGGAGTCGTTCCTGGGGTCGATGGAGCGGATGCGCCAGGACAACGTGGCGATTGCCTCGGCGGTGGTGCGGCTCAACAAGCGCGTGCAGCAGATTGGAAAGATTGTCGCGTTCATCAACGGCGTGGCGGACAAGTCGGACCTGCTCGCGCTGAACGCGGAGCTGGAGGGCACCAAGGCGGCGGAGGTGGGCCGAGGCTTCTCACTGGTGGCCGCGGAGATGCGGCGCCTGGCGGAGAACGTGCTGGAGTCCACCAAGGAAATCGAGGGGCTCATCGAGGAGGTGCGTGAGGCCTCGGCGGCGGCGGTCTCCGCGACGGAAGGGGGCGTGAAGGCGGTGGAGACGGGGACCACGCTGGCGCAGCAGGTGTCGGAGTCGCTGCGGCAAATCACCCGGCTGGCGGGGAAGACGTCGGACGCGGTGCGCAGCATCTCGCTTGCCACGCAGCAGCAGCAGACGGGCACGGACCAGCTCGCCGAGACGATGGCGGACATCCTCCGCATCACCCAGCAGAGCCTCAACGCGACCAAGCAGGTGAGCTCCGCGAACACGGACCTGTTGGTGTTGGCTCGCGACCTGCGGGAAGTCGTGGAGCGGTTCCAGATTGGACGCGAGACGCTTCGGGAGGAGAGCGGGTGA
- a CDS encoding hybrid sensor histidine kinase/response regulator yields the protein MNPSERLLRQFRDLVTVRLERINRALMELEAGANVESGRGALRELHGLKGEARMMGFDDINSLVHEMEELVRCAEPQRYLLSADSTDALLSAADAVLLLSGAPPSSGTTSPEVGRLVGWLQACIRAEAERLPPGVASSARGEAKASHATDMGESSAALARAASSGAEALADGAEGMRVAPQGERAGGPSGSVFAAPPAQGEPGAGLGNGRKGGLEEDVRRGRAVEGAGGGTGRAGTVIPPVAAPRNEPGVSLTTPGTSGTAATRGWPSAPRVEATPARGTPAMPAAGLLLTNSPVPATAPGARAPAAKGPPAVSRQPETRLDAVRIDVASLDLLTSAVTNLSQIARRRERAHARRLALARELGQLAREAEELGPAAAALVARLGTAKELAADLHRESKLLSNEELRDLGQVVEEVQGLRMLPLSVLFEPYPRMVRDLSRALGKEVELVVDGEDTRADRAVVEALREPLMHLVRNALDHGLETRVDRVTSGKHPRGCLTLRAAREGSRIILRVEDDGLGLDPAELRRVAVRRGILDESAANALSDAATRELIFLPGFTSRDVVTDLSGRGVGLDAVRASIQGLGGDVGVESAPGWGTIFELRVPVSLTVAPLLFVQVGHETLALSATHVSRALKVEPLHLCEVAGRPALLVEGRVLPLASLGALLGLSPEREVREGELVLVVRSQGGAAAVVVDRVLEERVQAILPLRGVLARFAHLTGATSLADGRLAMVLSAAYLTASAHGTSPVKLPRSTPVEPESRRRRILVVDDSPLTRELISSLLGAVGYDTVVAGDGAEALDVLEGPPVDLVVTDLEMPGMDGLELTRRLKGHPTQARLPVVILTTRGGEEDRRRGLSAGADGYITKGDLVRQDLVDVVGRLLS from the coding sequence GTGAACCCGAGCGAGCGCCTCCTCAGGCAGTTCCGGGACCTGGTGACGGTGCGTCTGGAGCGCATCAACCGGGCGCTCATGGAGTTGGAGGCGGGGGCGAACGTGGAGTCCGGGCGCGGGGCGCTGCGCGAGCTGCACGGGCTCAAGGGCGAGGCCCGGATGATGGGCTTCGACGACATCAACTCGCTGGTGCACGAGATGGAGGAACTCGTGCGCTGCGCGGAGCCTCAGCGCTACCTGCTGTCCGCCGACTCCACGGATGCCCTGCTGAGCGCGGCGGACGCGGTGTTGCTGTTGTCGGGTGCGCCGCCGTCCTCGGGGACGACTTCGCCTGAAGTGGGGCGGTTGGTCGGGTGGCTCCAGGCCTGTATTCGCGCGGAGGCGGAGCGCCTGCCGCCTGGCGTGGCCTCATCCGCGAGGGGCGAGGCCAAGGCCTCTCACGCGACGGACATGGGCGAGTCGTCGGCCGCGCTCGCACGAGCGGCCTCCTCGGGGGCCGAGGCTCTGGCGGATGGTGCCGAGGGCATGCGTGTGGCGCCACAGGGCGAGAGGGCAGGGGGGCCGAGTGGGTCGGTTTTCGCCGCCCCCCCGGCTCAGGGCGAGCCTGGCGCAGGACTGGGAAACGGTCGCAAGGGAGGTCTCGAGGAAGACGTTCGTCGAGGTCGGGCGGTGGAGGGCGCTGGTGGTGGGACGGGGCGGGCCGGGACGGTGATTCCCCCGGTCGCCGCGCCCCGGAACGAGCCGGGCGTTTCACTCACGACGCCGGGAACGTCAGGGACGGCCGCGACGCGAGGTTGGCCCTCCGCGCCGCGTGTGGAGGCGACGCCCGCGCGAGGAACCCCGGCCATGCCCGCAGCGGGGCTCCTGCTCACGAACTCTCCTGTGCCCGCGACGGCCCCAGGGGCACGCGCCCCGGCCGCGAAGGGGCCACCGGCCGTCTCCCGTCAACCCGAGACGCGCCTGGATGCCGTGCGCATCGACGTGGCGAGCCTGGACCTGTTGACAAGCGCGGTGACGAACCTCTCCCAGATTGCACGCCGGCGCGAGCGGGCCCACGCGCGGCGGTTGGCCCTGGCCCGCGAATTGGGGCAGCTCGCTCGAGAGGCCGAGGAACTGGGACCCGCCGCGGCGGCACTGGTGGCCCGACTGGGGACGGCCAAGGAGCTCGCCGCCGACCTCCACCGCGAATCCAAGCTCCTGTCCAACGAAGAGCTGCGAGACCTGGGACAAGTCGTCGAGGAGGTGCAGGGCCTCCGGATGCTCCCGCTCTCCGTCCTCTTCGAGCCCTACCCACGCATGGTCCGCGACCTCTCGCGCGCCCTGGGCAAGGAAGTGGAGCTCGTCGTCGACGGCGAGGACACCCGCGCGGACCGCGCCGTGGTCGAAGCCCTGCGCGAGCCGCTCATGCACCTGGTGCGCAACGCCCTGGACCACGGCCTGGAGACGCGCGTCGACCGGGTGACCTCCGGAAAGCACCCGCGAGGCTGCCTCACGCTGCGCGCCGCCCGGGAAGGCAGTCGCATCATCCTCCGCGTCGAGGATGACGGCCTGGGCCTGGACCCCGCCGAGCTGCGCCGGGTGGCCGTCCGCCGAGGCATCCTCGACGAGAGCGCCGCCAACGCCCTCTCCGACGCGGCCACCCGCGAGCTCATCTTCCTTCCCGGCTTCACCTCCCGGGACGTCGTCACCGACCTGTCCGGCCGGGGCGTGGGACTGGACGCGGTGCGCGCCTCCATCCAGGGACTGGGCGGCGATGTGGGCGTGGAGTCCGCCCCCGGCTGGGGCACCATCTTCGAGCTGCGGGTCCCCGTCTCCCTCACCGTGGCCCCCCTGCTCTTCGTCCAGGTCGGCCACGAGACACTCGCGCTGAGCGCCACCCACGTCTCCCGCGCCCTCAAGGTGGAGCCCCTGCACCTGTGCGAGGTGGCGGGCCGGCCCGCGCTGCTGGTGGAGGGGCGGGTATTGCCCCTGGCCTCCCTGGGGGCGCTGCTGGGCCTCTCCCCCGAGCGGGAGGTGCGCGAGGGGGAGCTCGTCCTGGTGGTCCGAAGCCAGGGTGGGGCCGCCGCCGTCGTGGTGGACCGGGTCCTGGAGGAGCGCGTCCAGGCCATCCTCCCCCTGAGAGGCGTCCTCGCCCGCTTCGCCCACCTCACGGGGGCCACGTCCCTGGCGGATGGCCGGCTCGCCATGGTGCTCTCCGCCGCCTACCTCACGGCCAGCGCCCACGGGACGTCCCCGGTGAAGCTGCCTCGCTCGACGCCGGTGGAGCCCGAGTCCCGCCGCCGGCGAATCCTGGTCGTCGACGACTCGCCGCTCACCCGGGAGCTCATCTCCAGCCTCCTGGGGGCGGTGGGGTACGACACCGTGGTCGCCGGCGACGGCGCGGAGGCGCTGGATGTCCTGGAGGGCCCCCCGGTGGACCTCGTCGTCACGGACCTGGAGATGCCGGGCATGGACGGCCTGGAGCTGACCCGCCGCCTCAAGGGGCATCCCACCCAGGCCCGGCTGCCCGTCGTCATCCTCACCACCCGTGGTGGCGAGGAGGACCGGCGGCGTGGGCTTTCGGCGGGGGCGGACGGCTACATCACCAAGGGAGACCTGGTGCGCCAGGACCTGGTGGATGTGGTGGGGCGACTGCTGTCCTGA
- a CDS encoding tetratricopeptide repeat protein, translated as MRRLVLLALLVALPGCFYPADRGRALEAKVDRLGADSAQMQTELKEAREQLAATLPKIDEKVAEVTKALDGLDTAARRKDADIGIQLQKTMEDLSQLRGQVETYLHKITELETALGAQDQKLLAMQGAAAVKEAEAKKKAEELKRPDNPKDFLALAREKAKAGEVLVARQLFTELMKKWTKDPLVGEAHYGLGETYLAESKCREALFEYGKVVQDHPKTPSAPDAYLRSSECFAQLKMRDESRLALEELVKSYPKSGAAKTAKERIAELDKSKAAPKKGGKK; from the coding sequence ATGCGAAGGCTCGTCCTGCTCGCCCTGCTCGTGGCGCTCCCTGGTTGTTTCTATCCCGCCGACCGCGGCCGCGCCCTCGAGGCGAAGGTTGACCGTCTCGGCGCCGACTCCGCGCAGATGCAGACGGAGTTGAAGGAGGCGCGCGAGCAGCTCGCCGCCACCTTGCCGAAAATCGACGAGAAGGTCGCCGAGGTCACCAAGGCGCTCGACGGTCTGGACACCGCCGCGCGCCGCAAGGACGCGGACATCGGCATCCAGCTCCAGAAGACCATGGAGGACCTGTCCCAGCTCCGAGGCCAGGTGGAGACGTACCTCCACAAAATCACCGAGCTGGAGACGGCCCTGGGCGCGCAGGACCAGAAGCTGCTCGCCATGCAGGGTGCTGCCGCCGTGAAGGAGGCCGAGGCCAAGAAGAAGGCCGAGGAGCTCAAGCGCCCCGACAACCCCAAGGACTTCCTCGCGCTCGCGCGGGAGAAGGCCAAGGCCGGTGAGGTCCTCGTCGCCCGTCAGCTCTTCACCGAGCTGATGAAGAAGTGGACCAAGGACCCGTTGGTGGGCGAGGCCCACTACGGCCTGGGAGAGACGTACCTCGCCGAGTCCAAGTGCCGCGAGGCCCTCTTCGAGTACGGCAAGGTGGTGCAAGACCACCCGAAGACGCCGTCCGCGCCGGATGCGTACCTGCGCTCCTCGGAGTGCTTCGCCCAGCTCAAGATGCGCGACGAGTCGCGCCTGGCGCTCGAGGAGCTCGTGAAGAGCTACCCCAAGTCTGGCGCCGCCAAGACGGCGAAGGAGCGCATCGCGGAGCTGGACAAGTCCAAGGCTGCCCCGAAGAAGGGAGGCAAGAAGTGA
- the rpmE gene encoding 50S ribosomal protein L31 translates to MKPEMHPVYPPARITCACGNVIETHSTRGSFSVEVCSNCHPFFTGKYKLMDTAGRIDRFRKKYAANPAKDAAAPAEGAAAPAKGGKKAKA, encoded by the coding sequence ATGAAGCCGGAAATGCACCCTGTCTACCCGCCGGCCCGCATCACCTGCGCGTGCGGGAACGTGATTGAGACCCACTCCACCCGTGGCTCGTTCTCGGTGGAAGTCTGCTCGAACTGCCACCCCTTCTTCACGGGCAAGTACAAGCTCATGGACACGGCGGGCCGTATCGACCGCTTCCGCAAGAAGTACGCGGCCAACCCGGCGAAGGACGCCGCTGCTCCCGCCGAGGGCGCCGCTGCCCCCGCCAAGGGTGGCAAGAAGGCCAAGGCCTGA
- a CDS encoding CheR family methyltransferase, which translates to MSRSQWGAEPPVRASGGQWASVRAFLTARTGMALSGPQIRRLDDRLEERCRGLTPHQYLAFLKSPTGAADLEGLISAVVVNKTDLFRDEVQLNDFREHVLAPLVARAGGRPLRLWSAGCSTGEEVATLLMLLAESGASPGSTVLGTDISEAALRRACSLSFTPEQLRRVPVGPRERYFMPKGTRLALVSALRERASFQVHNLMDAPYPRPPEEGGFDVVFCRNVLIYFTVESFHRTVAALADSLAPGGTLVLSSSEPLLQVPPALTVMRTASAFFHVRAGGPRSGEGTPAPRASSTARGETRPQDGGPGMRSPGGRSEDRGLSSGREDAPSTPGERSVEVAVEPGHALASAAAFTEADLLFACVLDGASSGASDAVAERDLRRCLALDPDHAAARYLLGLLLEQCRRPLDAAVEYRRALVSLEEGRSRPVPFFLNPSRLRVACAHAAGRLEPLGGAR; encoded by the coding sequence GTGAGTCGCTCGCAGTGGGGCGCTGAGCCGCCGGTGCGGGCCTCGGGTGGGCAATGGGCCTCCGTGCGCGCCTTCCTCACGGCGCGTACGGGCATGGCGTTGAGCGGCCCCCAGATTCGACGGCTGGATGATCGCCTCGAGGAGCGATGCCGGGGCCTCACGCCGCATCAGTACCTCGCGTTCCTCAAGTCCCCGACGGGCGCGGCGGACCTGGAGGGGCTCATCTCCGCGGTGGTGGTGAACAAGACGGACCTCTTCCGCGACGAGGTGCAGCTCAACGACTTCCGCGAGCACGTGCTCGCGCCCCTGGTCGCGAGGGCGGGAGGGCGGCCCCTGCGGTTGTGGAGCGCGGGCTGCTCCACGGGCGAGGAGGTGGCCACGCTGCTGATGCTGCTGGCCGAGTCGGGCGCCAGTCCCGGGAGCACCGTGCTGGGCACGGACATTTCCGAGGCGGCGCTGCGGCGCGCGTGTTCGCTGTCGTTCACCCCGGAGCAGTTGCGGCGGGTGCCCGTCGGGCCGCGTGAGCGCTACTTCATGCCCAAGGGCACTCGGCTGGCGCTGGTGTCGGCGCTGCGGGAGCGCGCGAGCTTCCAGGTCCACAACCTGATGGACGCGCCGTACCCCCGGCCACCGGAGGAGGGGGGCTTCGACGTTGTCTTCTGCCGCAACGTCCTCATCTACTTCACGGTGGAGTCCTTCCATCGGACGGTGGCGGCGCTGGCGGACAGCCTCGCGCCCGGCGGCACGTTGGTGCTGTCCTCGTCGGAGCCGCTGCTTCAAGTGCCCCCGGCGCTGACGGTGATGCGCACGGCGTCGGCCTTCTTCCACGTTCGAGCGGGCGGTCCCCGGAGCGGGGAGGGGACACCGGCGCCGAGAGCTTCGAGCACGGCACGAGGGGAGACGCGGCCCCAGGACGGTGGGCCGGGCATGCGAAGCCCCGGGGGCCGGAGCGAGGACCGGGGCCTGTCCTCGGGGCGAGAGGACGCTCCGTCGACTCCGGGGGAGCGAAGCGTCGAGGTGGCCGTCGAGCCCGGGCACGCGCTGGCCTCCGCCGCGGCCTTCACCGAGGCCGACCTGCTCTTCGCCTGTGTCCTGGACGGAGCCTCGTCGGGGGCCTCGGACGCGGTGGCGGAGCGGGATTTGCGCCGGTGTCTCGCGCTGGACCCGGACCACGCGGCCGCGCGGTATCTGCTGGGGCTGCTGCTGGAGCAGTGCCGCCGGCCCCTCGATGCGGCCGTGGAGTATCGCCGGGCCCTGGTGTCCCTGGAGGAGGGCCGCTCGCGCCCCGTCCCGTTCTTCCTCAACCCCAGCCGCCTGCGAGTGGCCTGTGCCCACGCCGCCGGACGCCTGGAGCCATTGGGGGGGGCTCGCTGA
- the cheB gene encoding chemotaxis-specific protein-glutamate methyltransferase CheB — translation MGKKVSVLVVDDSLICRQLICEALSKDPDIEVIGSCADGKQAVEMTKELRPHVITMDVDMPVMDGLTATEHIMAECPTPILVLTADPRSQAPELTYRALELGALALQIKPAIDAGPEAWNLVREIKLLSSVRVIRHLRRPQKGITPPRVTTSVLPAVSMGVVVVAASTGGPQVLYRMLSELPADFPAPIVIVQHINAAFAESLAGWLANASRLKVRLAQDGEPLMPGHVLIAPPGQHTVIPFRGRVALKAGVERDGHMPSGTTLLESAARTYGRRAVGLVLTGMGADGAEGLLAIRQAGGLTLAQNEESCVVFGMPGAAVERKAVDHLIHGDEVAASLARLARGESLAVGR, via the coding sequence ATGGGCAAGAAAGTGTCGGTGCTGGTGGTCGATGACTCACTCATCTGCCGACAGCTCATCTGCGAGGCGCTGAGCAAGGACCCCGACATCGAGGTCATCGGTTCCTGCGCGGACGGCAAGCAGGCCGTGGAGATGACCAAGGAGCTGCGTCCCCACGTCATCACCATGGACGTGGACATGCCCGTCATGGACGGGCTCACGGCCACCGAGCACATCATGGCCGAGTGCCCCACGCCCATTCTGGTGCTCACGGCGGACCCCCGCTCGCAGGCGCCGGAGCTGACGTACCGGGCGCTGGAGCTGGGCGCGCTCGCGCTTCAAATCAAGCCCGCCATCGACGCCGGTCCCGAGGCGTGGAACCTGGTGCGGGAAATCAAGCTGCTCTCCTCGGTGCGCGTCATCCGCCACCTGCGCCGTCCGCAGAAGGGCATCACCCCGCCTCGCGTGACGACGTCGGTGCTGCCCGCGGTGTCCATGGGCGTGGTGGTGGTGGCCGCCAGCACGGGCGGTCCCCAGGTGCTCTACCGGATGCTCTCGGAATTGCCCGCGGACTTCCCCGCGCCCATCGTCATCGTCCAGCACATCAACGCCGCCTTCGCCGAGTCGCTCGCGGGCTGGCTCGCCAACGCCAGCCGGTTGAAGGTGCGGCTGGCGCAGGACGGTGAGCCCCTGATGCCGGGCCACGTGCTCATCGCGCCGCCGGGACAGCACACCGTGATTCCCTTCCGGGGCCGGGTGGCGCTCAAGGCCGGAGTGGAGCGGGACGGGCACATGCCGTCGGGGACGACGCTGCTGGAGAGCGCGGCCAGGACCTATGGCCGGCGCGCGGTGGGCCTGGTGCTCACGGGCATGGGCGCCGATGGCGCGGAGGGGCTGTTGGCCATCCGCCAGGCGGGTGGCCTGACGCTGGCGCAGAACGAGGAGTCCTGCGTGGTGTTCGGCATGCCCGGCGCGGCGGTGGAGCGCAAGGCGGTGGACCACCTCATCCACGGAGACGAAGTCGCCGCCTCGCTGGCGCGGCTGGCCCGGGGTGAGTCGCTCGCAGTGGGGCGCTGA
- a CDS encoding DNA-methyltransferase — MFAEAAAPNLKVVRRSLSENVHAKGDAWTLLRGDSLELLQQFEPQTFDMIFADPPYFLSNGGTTCKGGKRVSVQKGNWDVSRGVEEDHAFTTAWLAACQRLLKPTGTLWVSGTQHVIFNAGFAMQKLGYKLLNTVTWFKPNASPNLACRYFTHSTELLIWASPKSGGKLQHVFNYSKMKADNGGKQMRDAWVLPPSGDAEVTADGEGRLWTLTVPRGGEEKAFGSHPTQKPVALLERIIEASTPEDALILDPFNGSGTTGVAALKLNRRYVGIDMDAKYLELSEKRLKAASSK, encoded by the coding sequence ATGTTCGCGGAAGCTGCTGCCCCAAACCTGAAGGTTGTCCGCCGTTCCCTGAGCGAGAACGTGCACGCGAAGGGCGACGCCTGGACGCTCCTGCGCGGGGACAGCCTGGAGCTTTTGCAGCAGTTCGAGCCCCAGACGTTCGACATGATTTTCGCGGACCCGCCGTACTTCCTCTCCAACGGGGGGACCACCTGCAAGGGTGGCAAGCGCGTGTCCGTGCAGAAGGGCAACTGGGACGTGTCGCGCGGAGTGGAGGAGGACCATGCCTTCACCACGGCGTGGCTCGCTGCCTGCCAGCGGCTGCTCAAGCCCACCGGCACGCTCTGGGTGAGCGGCACGCAGCACGTCATCTTCAACGCCGGCTTCGCCATGCAGAAGCTGGGCTACAAGCTCCTCAACACCGTCACCTGGTTCAAGCCCAACGCGAGCCCCAACCTGGCGTGCCGCTACTTCACGCACTCCACGGAGCTGCTCATCTGGGCCTCCCCCAAGTCGGGCGGCAAGCTCCAGCACGTCTTCAACTACTCGAAGATGAAGGCGGACAACGGCGGCAAGCAGATGCGTGACGCCTGGGTGCTGCCTCCCTCTGGCGACGCGGAAGTCACCGCGGACGGCGAGGGCCGGCTGTGGACGCTCACCGTCCCGCGCGGCGGCGAGGAGAAGGCCTTCGGCAGCCACCCCACGCAGAAGCCCGTGGCCCTGCTGGAGCGCATCATCGAGGCGAGCACCCCCGAGGACGCGCTCATCCTGGACCCCTTCAACGGCAGCGGCACCACGGGCGTGGCCGCCCTCAAGCTGAACCGCCGCTACGTGGGCATCGACATGGATGCCAAGTACCTGGAGCTCTCCGAGAAGCGCCTCAAGGCGGCCTCCTCGAAGTAG